A region of Porites lutea chromosome 13, jaPorLute2.1, whole genome shotgun sequence DNA encodes the following proteins:
- the LOC140922327 gene encoding uncharacterized protein has translation MEETELYFAFGSNLSARKMRERGTTFISRESAVLRGFRVVFCIWKDDGFGYANIIPDKESTVYGTCLVHLLKGSLAKLDEHEAGRLRKVNVQVERKSGEIVDATAYQAYEEYVKEGLKARQIYLNEILEGEDLISKEYADYFRNFLV, from the coding sequence ATGGAAGAAACAGAGCTTTACTTTGCTTTTGGGTCAAATCTGAGCGCAAGAAAAATGCGGGAACGCGGCACTACGTTCATCTCTCGCGAAAGCGCAGTGCTTCGAGGATTTCGCGTCGTATTCTGCATATGGAAAGACGATGGCTTTGGTTATGCTAATATTATCCCAGATAAGGAGTCAACCGTTTATGGTACGTGTCTTGTACATCTGTTAAAAGGAAGTTTAGCCAAGTTAGATGAACACGAAGCAGGGAGGCTTCGGAAAGTGAACGTACAGGTGGAACGAAAAAGCGGCGAAATCGTGGATGCGACAGCGTATCAAGCTTATGAAGAGTATGTTAAAGaggggctaaaagcgaggcaaATTTATCTCAATGAAATACTTGAAGGAGAGGATCTTATTTCTAAAGAATATGCTGACTACTTTAGAAACTTTCTTGTGTGA
- the LOC140923402 gene encoding uncharacterized protein, whose amino-acid sequence MEYHERHLKISKEVGDRAGEGKAYCILGNAYHSLGDFQKTIEYHEQHLKISKEVGDRAGEGKAYCNLGNAYHSLGDFQRAIEYHERNLKISKEVGDRAGEGKAYGNLGNAYDSLGDFQKAIEYHKLDLNISKEVGDRAGEGKAYCNLGNAYYSLGDFQKAMEYHERQLKISKEVGDRAGEGKAYCILGNAYHYLGDFQKTIEYHEQHLKISKEVEDRVGEGKAYGNLGNTYYSLGDFQKAIEYHERDLKISKEVGDRAGEGKAYCNLGNALRNLGDFQKAIEYHERHLKISKEVGDRAGEGKAYCNLGIALKNLGDFLKAIEYHERHLRISKEVGDKVGEGKAYCNLGNAFRNLGDFQKAIEYHERHLKISKEVGDRAGEGKAYCNLGNTYYSLGDFQKAIEYHERDLKISKEVGDRAGEGKAYCTLGNALRNLGDFQKAIEYHERHLKISKEVGDRAGEGKAYCNLGNAYYSLGDFQKAIKYHERDLKISKEVGDRAGEGTAYCNLGIALGNLGDFQKAIEYHERHLKISKEAGDRVGEGKAYGNLGNTYYSLGDFQKAIEYHEQTLKISKEVGDRAGEGKAYCNLGCGYNSLGDFQKAIEYHERDLKISKEVGDRVGEGKAYCNLGNAYYSLGDFQKAIKYHERHLKISKEVGDRAGKGAAYGNLGNAYHSLGDLEKAIEYLERHLKFSKEVRDRAGEGTAYGNLGNAYHSLGDFQKAIEYHERHLKISKEVGDRAGEGKAYGNLGNAYDSLGDFQKAMEYHERDLKIFKEVGDRVGEGTAYYNLGNACYSLGDFQKAIYCYKNSVTAIDYIRGNLISNDEWKISLGSTYDNINLSLWGLQFKQGKVVEALLTADHGRAQALNDLLEFKYGFTGLSREIGTFSATTPDILNYLPSDTAFIGINKEGIVLWVNEKGKEIKTRKTQIDISAKTYFQSLLETTLEKIGVRADVNCEDRSLRNPSDNKLAEKRSSQPRSHSSSFEPKSLQTFYKVVMDPIRDLLQGDEVVVVPQGPLCLAPYAAFIDLKSKYLCETVRIRLLPSLSTLRLIQNCPADWHRKTGALLVGDPWVQEVVYEGMRLEQLAWAEKEVKIIGEILQTEPLVGKHATKGEVLTRISSVALVHIAAHGKMETGEIALAPNTTRLSLNPAREDYLLTMKDVLEAQIRARLVVLSCCHSARGEVKSEGVVGIARAFLGAGARSVLVSLWAIDDEATMEFMKVFYQQLVHGRSASESLNKAMKSMRECDRFNAVKYWAPFVLIGDDVTLEFEGIQ is encoded by the coding sequence atggagtaccatgaacgacacctcaaaatttccaaagaagtgggagacagggcaggagaaggaaaagcatACTGTattcttggcaacgcctatcacagtcttggagatttccagaaaaccatagagtaccatgaacagcacctcaaaatttccaaagaagtgggagacagggcaggagaaggaaaagcgtactgtaatcttggcaacgcctatcacagtcttggagatttccagagagccatagagtaccatgaacgaaacctcaaaatttccaaagaagtgggagacagggcaggagaaggaaaagcgtacggtaatcttggcaacgcctatgacagtcttggagatttccagaaagccatagagtaccataaACTAGACCTCaacatttccaaagaagtgggagacagggcaggagaaggaaaagcgtactgtaatcttggcaacgcctattacagtcttggagatttccagaaagctaTGGAGTACCATGAAAGACaactcaaaatttccaaagaagtgggagacagggcaggagaaggaaaagcatACTGTattcttggcaacgcctatcactatcttggagatttccagaaaaccatagagtaccatgaacaacacctcaaaatttccaaagaagtggaaGACAGGgtaggagaaggaaaagcgtacggtaatcttggcaacacctattacagtcttggagatttccagaaagccatagagtaccatgaacgagacctcaaaatttccaaagaagtgggagacagggccggagaaggaaaagcgtactgtaatcttggaaACGCTTTAAGAAATCTTGGAGacttccagaaagccatagagtaccatgaacgacacctcaaaatttccaaagaagtgggagacagggcaggagagggaaaagcgtactgtaatcttggcatcgctttaaaaaatcttggagatttcctgaaagccatagagtaccatgaacgacacctcagaatttccaaagaagtgggagacaaggtaggagaaggaaaagcgtactgtaatcttggaaACGCTTTTAGAAATCTTGGAGacttccagaaagccatagagtaccatgaacgacacctcaaaatttccaaagaagtgggagacagggcaggagaaggaaaagcgtactgtaatcttggcaacacctattacagtcttggagatttccagaaagccatagagtaccatgaacgagacctcaaaatttccaaagaagtgggagacagggccggagaaggaaaagcgtactgtactCTTGGAAACGCTTTAAGAAATCTTGGAGacttccagaaagccatagagtaccatgaacgacacctcaaaatttccaaagaagtgggagacagggcaggagaaggaaaagcgtactgtaatcttggcaacgcctattacagtcttggagattttcagaaagccataaagtaccatgaacgagacctcaaaatttctaaagaagtgggagacagggcaggagaaggaacagcgtactgtaatcttggcatcgcTTTAGgaaatcttggagatttccagaaagccatagaataccatgaacgacacctcaaaatttccaaagaagcgGGAGACAGGgtaggagaaggaaaagcgtacggtaatcttggcaacacctattacagtcttggagatttccagaaggccatagagtaccatgaacaaaccctcaaaatttccaaagaagtgggagacagggcaggagaaggaaaagcgtactgtaatcttggctgTGGCTAtaacagtcttggagatttccagaaagccatagagtaccatgagcgagacctcaaaatttctaaagaagtgggagacagggtaggagaaggaaaagcgtactgtaatcttggcaacgcctattacagtcttggagatttccagaaagccataaagtaccatgaacgacacctcaaaatttccaaagaagtgggagacagggcaggaaaaggagcagcgtacggtaatcttggcaacgcctatcacagtcttggagatttggagaaagccatagagtacctggaacgacacctcaaattttccaaagaagtgagagacagggcaggagaaggaacagcgtacggtaatcttggcaacgcctatcacagtcttggagatttccagaaagccatagagtaccatgaacgacacctcaaaatttccaaagaagtgggagacagggcaggagaaggaaaagcgtacggtaatcttggcaacgcctatgacagtcttggagatttccagaaagccatggagtaccatgaacgagacctcaaaattttcaaagaagtgggagacagggtaGGAGAAGGAACAGCGTACtataatcttggcaacgcctgttacagtcttggagatttccagaaagccatttaCTGTTATAAAAACAGTGTTACTGCCATCGACTATATCAGAGGAAATCTCATATCTAATGACGAATGGAAGATTAGTCTTGGGAGTACGTATGATAATATTAATTTGAGCCTCTGGGGGCTACAGTTTAAGCAAGGTAAAGTCGTCGAGGCACTTTTAACTGCTGATCATGGACGTGCCCAAGCTTTAAATGATCTTCTGGAGTTCAAGTATGGGTTTACAGGGTTGTCTCGAGAAATAGGAACATTCTCTGCAACAACACCTGACATTCTTAATTACCTACCATCAGATACAGCTTTTATAGGTATTAACAAGGAAGGAATAGTTCTCTGGGTGAacgagaaaggaaaggaaatcaAAACTAGGAAAACTCAGATCGATATCTCAGCCAAAACCTATTTTCAGTCTCTACTGGAGACTACACTTGAAAAAATAGGTGTGAGAGCTGATGTCAACTGTGAAGATCGTTCATTAAGAAACCCAAGCGATAACAAGTTAGCAGAAAAAAGATCCAGTCAGCCAAGGTCTCATTCCTCATCTTTTGAGCCAAAGTCattacaaacattttacaaaGTTGTTATGGACCCTATAAGAGACTTACTCCAAGGCGATGAGGTTGTGGTTGTTCCACAAGGACCTCTTTGTTTGGCCCCTTATGCTGCTTTCATTGACTTGAAATCTAAGTACCTCTGCGAAACTGTTAGAATTCGCCTACTTCCCTCACTTTCTACTCTGCGATTAATCCAAAATTGTCCAGCAGATTGGCACAGAAAGACTGGCGCTCTTCTCGTCGGCGATCCGTGGGTACAGGAGGTAGTTTATGAAGGAATGAGGCTAGAGCAGTTAGCGTGGGCGGAAAAGGAAGTGAAGATAATTGGGGAAATACTTCAAACTGAACCTCTCGTTGGAAAGCATGCAACAAAAGGTGAAGTGTTAACACGTATCTCCTCGGTTGCTCTGGTGCACATTGCTGCTCACGGTAAAATGGAAACAGGAGAAATTGCCTTGGCCCCAAACACAACACGTTTATCCTTGAATCCAGCCAGGGAGGACTATCTCTTAACTATGAAAGATGTTTTAGAGGCGCAGATTAGGGCAAGACTTGTTGTACTCAGTTGTTGTCATAGTGCCCGGGGAGAagtcaaatctgagggtgtggtcgGTATTGCACGGGCTTTTTTAGGTGCTGGTGCTCGCTCTGTTCTGGTGTCCTTGTGGGCGATCGACGACGAAGCTACTATGGAGTTCATGAAAGTTTTCTACCAACAACTAGTCCATGGACGAAGTGCCAGTGAGTCTCTGAATAAAGCCATGAAATCCATGAGAGAATGTGACCGCTTTAACGCAGTGAAGTACTGGGCGCCGTTTGTTCTCATTGGTGACGACGTAACGCTCGAGTTTGAGGGCATCCAATAA